Proteins from a genomic interval of Ficedula albicollis isolate OC2 chromosome 9, FicAlb1.5, whole genome shotgun sequence:
- the FOXL2 gene encoding forkhead box protein L2, translated as MMSSYPDGEEDTVALLAHDTSGSKEPDRGKEELSADKGPEKPDPSQKPPYSYVALIAMAIRESAEKRLTLSGIYQYIISKFPFYEKNKKGWQNSIRHNLSLNECFIKVPREGGGERKGNYWTLDPACEDMFEKGNYRRRRRMKRPFRPPPTHFQPGKTLFGPDSYGYLSPPKYLQSTFMNNSWPLAQPPAPMPYTSCQMSGGNVSPVNVKGLSGPASYSPYSRVQSMALPSMVNSYNGMGHHHHHHPHAHHPQQLSPASPAPPAAPAANGAGLQFACARQPAELSMMHCSYWEHDSKHSALHSRIDI; from the coding sequence ATGATGAGCAGCTACCCGGACGGCGAGGAGGACACGGTGGCGCTGCTGGCTCATGACACCAGCGGCAGCAAGGAGCCGGATCGGGGCAAGGAGGAGCTGAGCGCCGACAAGGGCCCCGAGAAGCCGGACCCCTCGCAGAAGCCCCCCTACTCCTACGTGGCCCTGATCGCCATGGCCATTCGGGAGAGCGCGGAGAAGAGGCTCACGCTGTCCGGGATCTACCAGTACATCATCAGCAAGTTCCCTTTCTACGAGAAGAACAAGAAAGGCTGGCAGAACAGCATCCGCCACAATCTCAGCCTCAACGAGTGCTTCATCAAGGTGCCCCGGGAGGGTGGCGGCGAGCGCAAGGGCAACTACTGGACCCTGGACCCCGCCTGCGAGGACATGTTCGAGAAGGGCAACTACCGCCGGAGACGAAGGATGAAACGGCCTTTCCGGCCGCCTCCGACCCACTTCCAGCCTGGCAAGACCCTCTTCGGCCCCGACAGCTACGGCTACCTGTCCCCGCCCAAGTACTTGCAGTCCACCTTCATGAACAACTCGTGGCCGCTGGCGCAGCCCCCCGCGCCCATGCCCTACACGTCCTGCCAGATGTCTGGTGGGAACGTCAGCCCCGTCAATGTGAAAGGACTCTCGGGCCCGGCGTCCTACAGCCCCTACTCGCGGGTGCAGAGCATGGCGCTGCCCAGCATGGTGAACTCCTACAACGGCATgggccaccaccaccaccaccacccgCACGCCCACcacccccagcagctcagcccgGCCAGCCCCGCGCCGCCCGCGGCCCCGGCGGCAAACGGAGCCGGCCTCCAGTTTGCCTGCGCCCGCCAGCCCGCCGAGCTGTCCATGATGCACTGTTCTTACTGGGAGCACGACAGCAAACACAGCGCCCTGCACTCCCGCATAGACATCTAG